One genomic segment of [Phormidium] sp. ETS-05 includes these proteins:
- a CDS encoding CmpA/NrtA family ABC transporter substrate-binding protein encodes MTQFSRRKFILTAGAATAATLLAHGCSSGPTDTAATTNSTATPAVNVNAADAPEVTTAKLGFIALTDSAPLIIAKEKGLFDKYGMTGVEVLKQASWPVTRDNLEIGSQGGGIDGAHILTPMPYFMSLGQTKNKQPLPMYILARLNTNGQAISIANSYKEFKVGLDSKGLKDAFAKAKAAGKSDFTAAMTFPGGTHDLWMRYWLAAGGIVPDQDVSVVPIPPPQMVANMKTGNMETFCVGEPWNAQLVNQGQGYTALVTGELWKDHPEKALAMRSDWVDKHPKAAKAILMAVQEAQQWCENMANKEEMCQILSQAKWFKVPAADIIERSKGNIDYGDGRPVVQNSSLLMKFWADNASYPYKSHDLWFLAENIRWGNIPADTNIKALVDKVNREDLWKEAATSLGVPAAQIPTSSSRGVETFFDGVKFDPEKPEEYLKSLAIKKM; translated from the coding sequence ATGACCCAATTTTCCCGCCGCAAATTCATCCTCACTGCTGGAGCAGCCACTGCTGCTACTCTTCTCGCTCATGGCTGCAGCAGCGGTCCAACGGACACTGCCGCCACCACCAATTCCACCGCCACACCTGCGGTGAATGTCAACGCCGCTGATGCACCAGAAGTCACCACAGCTAAATTAGGATTTATCGCCTTAACTGATTCTGCCCCCCTGATTATTGCCAAAGAAAAAGGCTTGTTTGACAAATACGGTATGACCGGGGTAGAAGTTTTGAAACAAGCATCTTGGCCGGTGACTAGGGATAACTTAGAAATCGGCTCCCAAGGCGGTGGCATTGATGGGGCACATATCCTCACTCCCATGCCTTACTTCATGTCTTTGGGTCAAACCAAAAACAAGCAACCCTTGCCGATGTACATTTTGGCTAGGTTAAACACCAACGGTCAGGCCATTTCCATTGCCAATAGTTACAAAGAATTCAAAGTAGGTCTGGATAGCAAGGGACTAAAAGACGCTTTTGCCAAAGCCAAAGCAGCAGGAAAAAGCGATTTCACCGCAGCCATGACCTTTCCCGGTGGCACCCATGACCTGTGGATGCGCTACTGGCTAGCCGCTGGTGGTATTGTCCCGGACCAAGATGTTTCCGTGGTGCCCATCCCGCCGCCGCAAATGGTGGCGAATATGAAAACTGGCAATATGGAAACTTTCTGCGTTGGAGAGCCGTGGAATGCCCAACTGGTAAACCAAGGGCAGGGTTATACTGCCTTAGTAACTGGGGAACTATGGAAAGACCACCCGGAAAAAGCCCTGGCGATGCGATCGGACTGGGTAGATAAACATCCCAAAGCCGCAAAAGCCATCTTAATGGCCGTACAAGAAGCACAACAGTGGTGCGAAAATATGGCCAACAAAGAGGAAATGTGCCAAATTCTTTCTCAGGCGAAGTGGTTTAAAGTACCCGCAGCGGATATTATCGAACGGTCCAAAGGCAATATCGACTACGGCGACGGTCGCCCGGTGGTACAAAACAGCTCCCTCCTGATGAAATTCTGGGCTGATAATGCCTCCTATCCTTACAAGAGCCACGACCTGTGGTTTTTGGCAGAAAATATTCGTTGGGGTAATATTCCCGCAGACACCAACATTAAAGCACTCGTTGATAAAGTCAACCGGGAAGACTTATGGAAAGAAGCCGCTACCAGTTTAGGTGTGCCCGCCGCCCAAATTCCCACCAGCAGTTCTCGCGGCGTCGAAACCTTCTTTGATGGCGTCAAATTTGACCCAGAAAAGCCAGAAGAATACTTAAAATCTTTGGCAATTAAGAAAATGTAG
- a CDS encoding ferredoxin--nitrite reductase encodes MTIAAEKQAATLNKFEKIKAEKDGLKVKEELDYFARIGWEAIDEGDRDYRLKWLGVFFRPVTPGKFMMRMRIPHGIITSEQMRALGAIVQRYGEDGNADITTRQNLQIRGIRIEDIPDIFRRLEAVGMTTVQSGMDNVRNITGSPVAGIDAAELIDTRSLVQKVQDAITDRGEGNPEFTNLPRKFNIAIEGGRDNSVHAEINDIAFVPAYKDSVGGQLGFNVVVGGFFSAKRCEAAIPLDAWVPANDEVVDLCLAILRLYRDKGLRVNRQKARLMWLIDELGIEQFRMEVEKLLGRPLLRAAAKDEIDWEKRDHIGIYPQKQTGFSYAGLHVPVGRLYSADMLELARLAEVYGTGEIRLTVEQNLIVSHIADDRLPAFLLEPLLQTFSPTPAPLTKGLISCTGAQFCNFALIETKNRAMAMIEELAAEVEIDRPVRIHWTGCPNSCGQPQVADIGLMGTKARKNGKAVEGVDLYLGGKVGKDAHLGTCTQKGIPCEDLKPILRDILIEQFGARTKDKGQRTKDK; translated from the coding sequence ATGACTATTGCAGCAGAAAAACAAGCGGCAACATTAAATAAATTTGAAAAAATTAAAGCAGAAAAAGATGGGCTGAAAGTCAAAGAAGAGTTAGATTATTTCGCTCGGATTGGGTGGGAAGCGATCGACGAAGGCGATAGAGACTACCGCCTGAAGTGGTTAGGGGTGTTCTTTCGCCCCGTGACGCCAGGGAAATTTATGATGCGGATGCGCATCCCCCACGGCATCATCACCAGCGAGCAAATGCGGGCGCTAGGGGCGATCGTCCAGCGTTACGGCGAAGATGGCAACGCCGATATCACCACCCGGCAAAACCTGCAGATCCGAGGCATCCGCATTGAAGACATCCCAGACATCTTCCGGCGACTGGAGGCGGTGGGGATGACCACTGTCCAGTCTGGGATGGACAATGTGCGCAACATCACCGGGTCCCCAGTAGCGGGAATCGACGCTGCCGAACTCATCGACACCCGCTCCCTAGTGCAAAAGGTGCAGGATGCGATTACCGATCGCGGCGAGGGCAACCCCGAGTTTACCAATCTCCCCCGCAAGTTCAATATCGCCATTGAAGGCGGTAGAGATAACTCCGTTCACGCCGAAATCAACGATATCGCCTTCGTTCCCGCTTATAAAGATAGCGTCGGGGGACAGTTGGGCTTCAACGTGGTAGTGGGAGGCTTTTTCTCCGCCAAACGCTGCGAAGCCGCCATCCCCCTAGATGCTTGGGTGCCCGCCAATGACGAAGTAGTAGATTTGTGCTTAGCGATTTTAAGGCTGTATCGGGACAAAGGATTGCGAGTCAACCGGCAAAAAGCCCGCCTGATGTGGCTCATCGACGAGCTGGGTATCGAGCAATTCCGTATGGAAGTGGAAAAACTGCTCGGACGACCCCTACTGAGGGCCGCAGCCAAAGATGAAATCGACTGGGAAAAGCGGGACCATATCGGCATTTACCCCCAAAAGCAAACAGGTTTCAGCTACGCTGGGTTGCACGTACCCGTCGGACGGCTTTACAGCGCCGACATGCTCGAACTTGCTCGCCTCGCCGAAGTATATGGCACAGGGGAAATTCGGCTGACCGTAGAGCAAAATCTGATTGTGAGCCATATTGCAGACGATCGGCTGCCCGCATTTTTGCTTGAACCCCTGCTGCAAACATTTTCCCCCACACCAGCACCCCTCACCAAAGGACTCATCTCCTGCACCGGAGCCCAATTCTGCAATTTCGCCCTCATAGAAACCAAAAATCGGGCAATGGCAATGATAGAGGAATTGGCAGCGGAAGTGGAAATCGATCGCCCTGTGCGCATTCACTGGACCGGTTGCCCCAACTCCTGCGGTCAGCCGCAAGTTGCAGACATCGGCTTAATGGGCACCAAAGCCCGCAAAAACGGCAAAGCCGTGGAAGGCGTGGACCTCTATCTCGGCGGCAAAGTCGGTAAAGACGCCCATTTAGGCACCTGCACTCAAAAAGGAATCCCCTGCGAAGACCTCAAACCGATACTCCGAGATATTCTCATCGAACAGTTTGGCGCAAGGACAAAGGACAAAGGACAAAGGACAAAGGACAAATGA
- a CDS encoding nitrate ABC transporter ATP-binding protein (This model describes the ATP binding subunits of ATP-binding cassette (ABC) transporters for nitrate transport, or for bicarbonate transport, in bacteria and archaea.) — translation MKDFLEIDHVEKVFDLPNGGSYVALKNIELKIKKGEFVSLIGHSGCGKSTLLNTIAGLDIASKGGVILEGREVTEPGPERMVVFQNYSLLPWLTVRQNIALAVNRVLRDKPKGERRGIIEHHIDLVGLRPAADKRPGELSGGMKQRVAIARALAIRPKVLLLDEPFGALDALTRGGLQEKLMQICEESQVTAVMVTHDVDEALLLSDRIVMLTNGPESHIGQILEVPIPRKRERMEVVNHPSYYGLRNEIINFLNQQKRDKKRKAQRLISGSVAHLGLEKTTLNIGFLPVIDSAPLVVAQERGFFDKHGLEVNLIRESNWGAIASGIADKRLDAAQMAAAMPLSMTCGIGNQPPIPVITAMVLSRNGNAITLSKGLYDQGVRSLGDLKTAVAQTPDRVITLGVVNQASMHNLLLRYWLASGGIDPDLDVELVVVPPQEMKAALASGKIDGYCAGEPWNSGAIAEGLGFVIATDLDIWPGHPEKVLGVREDWANQYPETHIALLKALMEACEYCDDRRYRPEIVELLSLPQYLGCESAQISPGFTTPYNRGNGEAPQMLNRYHQFHYDQTNCPGRVEGLWILTQLARWGMIPFPKNWIEILERVRRVDLYGEASRQLGWPDAEPDRKPFQLFDRMVFNPDDPAGYLQRLTIHRDIRIEEVFLDDPVGVNGR, via the coding sequence ATGAAAGATTTTTTAGAAATTGACCACGTTGAGAAAGTATTTGACCTGCCTAACGGTGGCAGTTATGTGGCGCTGAAGAATATTGAGCTGAAAATTAAAAAGGGAGAATTTGTTTCGTTAATCGGACATTCAGGCTGTGGCAAATCTACGCTACTGAATACGATCGCCGGTTTGGATATCGCCAGTAAAGGCGGGGTGATTCTGGAGGGGCGAGAGGTGACAGAACCTGGTCCAGAGCGGATGGTAGTGTTTCAAAACTATTCCCTCTTACCTTGGCTGACGGTGCGCCAAAATATTGCTTTGGCAGTGAATCGGGTGTTGCGAGATAAGCCTAAAGGCGAACGCCGGGGAATTATCGAACACCATATCGATTTGGTGGGATTGCGTCCAGCCGCTGACAAACGTCCCGGTGAATTATCGGGGGGGATGAAACAGCGAGTCGCCATTGCTCGGGCTCTCGCCATTCGGCCCAAAGTGCTGCTACTGGATGAACCGTTTGGGGCGTTGGACGCTCTGACGCGGGGGGGATTGCAGGAAAAATTGATGCAAATTTGCGAGGAAAGCCAGGTGACGGCGGTGATGGTGACGCATGATGTGGATGAGGCGTTACTGTTATCCGATCGCATCGTGATGTTGACCAATGGGCCAGAATCTCACATCGGTCAAATTTTAGAAGTGCCCATTCCCCGGAAGCGCGAGCGGATGGAAGTGGTGAATCATCCCAGCTACTACGGCTTGCGCAATGAAATTATTAACTTCCTCAATCAGCAAAAGCGGGACAAAAAACGCAAGGCACAGCGCTTGATTTCTGGCTCCGTGGCTCATCTCGGTTTAGAAAAAACTACCCTAAATATTGGTTTTCTCCCTGTTATTGACTCTGCTCCCTTGGTGGTTGCCCAAGAGCGCGGCTTTTTTGACAAACATGGCTTGGAAGTTAACCTGATTCGGGAATCAAATTGGGGCGCGATCGCCTCTGGTATCGCCGATAAACGTTTGGATGCTGCCCAAATGGCTGCAGCCATGCCCTTATCGATGACCTGTGGTATCGGCAACCAACCTCCGATTCCTGTAATCACGGCAATGGTCCTCTCCCGGAATGGCAATGCAATTACCCTGAGCAAGGGTTTGTACGACCAAGGAGTACGCTCCCTGGGGGACTTGAAAACCGCAGTCGCACAGACTCCTGACCGAGTAATTACCCTCGGCGTCGTTAACCAAGCCTCGATGCACAACCTGCTCCTGCGCTACTGGCTCGCCTCTGGTGGTATCGACCCAGATTTAGACGTGGAATTGGTAGTTGTACCGCCGCAGGAAATGAAAGCAGCCCTAGCCTCCGGCAAAATCGATGGCTACTGCGCCGGAGAACCTTGGAACTCAGGCGCTATTGCAGAAGGATTGGGGTTTGTCATTGCTACGGACCTGGACATCTGGCCGGGACATCCAGAAAAAGTCTTGGGGGTGCGAGAAGATTGGGCGAACCAATACCCGGAAACCCATATTGCACTACTTAAGGCTTTGATGGAAGCGTGCGAATACTGCGACGATCGCCGCTACCGCCCGGAAATCGTTGAGTTGCTCTCTCTTCCTCAATATCTTGGGTGTGAGTCCGCCCAAATCAGCCCCGGATTTACCACTCCCTACAACCGAGGCAATGGCGAAGCGCCCCAGATGCTCAACCGCTACCATCAGTTTCACTATGACCAGACTAACTGCCCTGGGCGTGTAGAGGGATTGTGGATTTTGACACAATTAGCCCGCTGGGGGATGATTCCATTCCCGAAAAACTGGATTGAAATTTTGGAGCGGGTGCGGCGAGTGGATTTGTATGGGGAAGCTTCGCGCCAACTAGGATGGCCCGATGCAGAACCCGATCGGAAACCATTTCAACTGTTCGATCGTATGGTGTTCAATCCCGACGATCCCGCTGGCTACCTCCAACGCCTCACCATCCACCGAGATATTCGCATAGAAGAAGTTTTTCTCGATGACCCCGTAGGGGTGAATGGTCGTTGA
- the ntrB gene encoding nitrate ABC transporter permease has protein sequence MSSFLLQQMRKLLQKKLQQFSRPLIALVVLMVIWQILCPPGSKGLPGPMQVITDTWNPYIINPFFDNGGTDKGLALQIFASLQRVAIGFSLSTVVGITLGIVIGINKVVYESVDPIFQVLRTIPPLAWLPISLAAFQQSNPSAIFVIFITAIWPIIINTTVGVQQLPQDYRNVAKVLQLSGIEYFVSIVFPATVPYIFTGLRIGIGLSWLAIVAAEMLVGGVGIGFFIWDAYNNSLISEIILALVYVGVVGLLLDRMVAYIASICVPAER, from the coding sequence ATGTCCAGTTTTTTGCTCCAACAAATGCGGAAATTGCTGCAAAAAAAATTGCAGCAATTTAGCCGCCCCCTGATTGCTCTAGTAGTTTTAATGGTCATATGGCAAATTCTTTGTCCTCCCGGTTCTAAAGGTTTGCCCGGTCCGATGCAGGTAATTACTGATACCTGGAATCCTTATATCATCAATCCTTTTTTTGACAATGGCGGGACAGATAAAGGGTTAGCATTGCAAATCTTCGCCAGCTTACAGCGGGTGGCCATCGGCTTTTCCCTCTCCACTGTGGTGGGAATTACGTTGGGGATTGTGATTGGCATTAACAAGGTAGTATATGAGTCGGTAGATCCGATATTCCAAGTTTTACGGACTATTCCACCCCTCGCCTGGTTGCCGATTTCTTTGGCGGCTTTTCAACAAAGTAACCCATCAGCCATTTTCGTGATATTTATTACGGCAATTTGGCCGATAATTATTAATACCACTGTGGGGGTGCAACAGCTACCGCAAGACTATAGAAATGTGGCTAAAGTTTTGCAATTGTCGGGGATTGAATATTTTGTGAGTATTGTTTTCCCGGCGACGGTTCCATACATATTTACTGGGTTGAGAATTGGGATTGGATTATCTTGGCTGGCAATTGTAGCAGCGGAAATGCTGGTGGGTGGTGTCGGGATTGGCTTCTTTATCTGGGATGCTTATAACAATTCTCTCATCAGTGAAATTATCCTGGCGTTGGTTTATGTGGGAGTTGTGGGGTTATTACTAGACCGGATGGTGGCATACATTGCTTCTATCTGCGTACCGGCGGAACGTTAG
- a CDS encoding diguanylate cyclase, whose protein sequence is MGVLEKVYALVIGNTTINLLHLSNIIFWFDVGADAVLALACAGLAILTLAQQQRQNYLLSQEILGCANRRGDSLFAPTYKLANRQVGVAIAVAVVSGASHLMDLWDLLFANQSVAVFLKAMPLVLGLYVVWGVIQLNWRTRASVKQQLLHKVTELQQGLDQMRREIEECEGIRSALMWEKELAQVTLQSIADAVIVTDATGRVESWNRTAETLTGWKSQAVRGRLLTEVFPICEETGNSRIPGFAELLQGGEGVASCHQTFLKHRDGDRFSVEYSTAPIYVRGAIYGAVLVCRDVTKIRKHTRDLSWQASHDDLTGCVNRREFDRRLDLAVTDAKTEGNRHCLCYLDLDRFKMVNDRAGHAAGDELLRQFTALVQANVRQSDVFGRLGGDEFALLLLNCSVEDGEMVVAKLMAALEDFTFIWQDKTFRVGVSIGAIQIDVTTESAALVMSAADAAMYHAKHDRRHHSASLNSASCCCQEAHLG, encoded by the coding sequence GTGGGCGTTTTGGAAAAGGTTTATGCTTTAGTGATTGGAAACACCACCATAAATTTGCTGCATTTATCAAATATAATTTTCTGGTTCGATGTGGGCGCCGATGCAGTTCTGGCTTTAGCTTGCGCTGGGCTGGCAATTTTAACCCTGGCCCAGCAGCAAAGGCAAAACTATTTGCTCAGCCAAGAAATACTGGGGTGTGCGAACCGTAGGGGCGATTCTCTCTTCGCCCCTACATACAAACTTGCGAACCGCCAGGTCGGCGTAGCCATCGCGGTGGCAGTGGTTTCTGGCGCCAGTCATCTCATGGACCTGTGGGATTTACTTTTCGCCAACCAAAGTGTAGCAGTTTTCCTCAAAGCGATGCCTCTGGTTTTGGGGTTGTATGTGGTATGGGGGGTTATCCAGCTTAATTGGAGAACTAGGGCGTCAGTGAAGCAACAGTTGCTGCACAAAGTTACAGAACTGCAGCAGGGTCTGGACCAGATGCGCCGTGAAATTGAGGAGTGCGAGGGGATACGATCGGCTCTGATGTGGGAAAAAGAACTGGCGCAAGTCACCTTACAATCGATCGCCGATGCGGTGATTGTCACTGACGCCACGGGGCGGGTGGAGTCTTGGAACCGGACGGCGGAAACCCTCACCGGCTGGAAGTCTCAGGCAGTGAGGGGTCGTTTGCTGACGGAGGTTTTCCCCATCTGTGAGGAAACTGGCAACTCTCGCATCCCTGGGTTTGCTGAACTGCTCCAAGGTGGTGAAGGGGTGGCTAGTTGTCACCAGACTTTTCTCAAACACCGGGATGGCGATCGCTTTTCGGTGGAGTATTCCACGGCTCCGATCTATGTGCGGGGGGCAATTTATGGAGCAGTGCTGGTTTGTCGGGATGTGACGAAAATTCGCAAGCACACTCGGGATTTGTCGTGGCAGGCGAGTCACGATGATTTGACTGGATGTGTCAACCGGCGGGAGTTCGATCGCCGCTTGGATCTGGCTGTCACTGATGCCAAGACGGAAGGCAATCGCCACTGCCTCTGCTACCTGGATTTGGATCGGTTTAAGATGGTGAACGATCGGGCTGGTCACGCCGCTGGAGATGAGCTGTTGCGCCAGTTTACCGCCCTGGTGCAAGCCAATGTCCGCCAATCGGATGTTTTCGGACGCTTAGGGGGAGATGAATTCGCTTTGCTGCTGCTCAACTGCTCTGTGGAAGATGGAGAGATGGTAGTAGCTAAGCTGATGGCGGCGCTCGAAGATTTTACCTTTATCTGGCAGGATAAAACTTTTCGAGTGGGAGTCAGTATCGGTGCGATCCAGATTGATGTGACTACGGAAAGTGCCGCCCTGGTGATGAGTGCTGCAGACGCTGCTATGTACCATGCCAAGCACGATCGCCGCCACCACTCTGCCAGCCTCAACAGTGCCAGTTGCTGCTGTCAAGAAGCGCACCTAGGATAA
- a CDS encoding nitrate ABC transporter ATP-binding protein (This model describes the ATP binding subunits of ATP-binding cassette (ABC) transporters for nitrate transport, or for bicarbonate transport, in bacteria and archaea.), which produces MSIQTSPTETETAKAEQFLVIDKVSKVYPTAKSAYTVLEDVSLTVAEGEFICIIGHSGCGKSTLLNMVAGFSQPTEGEVRLQNRCITKPGPDRMMVFQNYCLLPWKTALENVLLAVKSAYPEKNHAERLAIAEEHLAMVGLTEAAHKRPGQLSGGMKQRVAIARALAIRPQVLILDEPFGALDAITKEELQEELLQIWRDHRCTVLMITHDIDEALFLADKLVLMTNGPAAKIGEVLEIPFPRPRVRARVMEDPRYYELRNYALDFLFRRFAHDEDGDLLGPGNQGTGESFGTKNWTRKPFPPLPPWERG; this is translated from the coding sequence ATGTCTATCCAAACCAGCCCAACGGAAACCGAAACCGCCAAAGCAGAGCAGTTTTTAGTCATCGATAAAGTTTCCAAAGTCTATCCCACCGCTAAATCGGCTTACACCGTTCTCGAAGATGTCAGCCTCACCGTGGCGGAAGGAGAGTTTATCTGTATCATCGGGCATTCTGGCTGCGGCAAATCCACCCTACTGAATATGGTGGCGGGTTTCAGCCAACCCACCGAGGGAGAAGTACGACTGCAGAACCGCTGCATTACCAAACCCGGACCCGATCGGATGATGGTATTCCAGAATTATTGTCTTTTGCCCTGGAAAACGGCGTTGGAAAATGTGCTTCTGGCAGTTAAGTCCGCCTATCCAGAGAAAAACCACGCCGAGAGATTGGCGATCGCCGAAGAACACCTAGCAATGGTAGGGCTTACCGAAGCCGCCCACAAACGTCCCGGGCAACTCTCTGGCGGGATGAAACAGCGGGTAGCCATTGCCAGAGCCTTAGCCATTCGTCCCCAAGTCCTGATTCTCGATGAACCCTTCGGCGCCCTAGATGCCATCACCAAAGAAGAACTGCAAGAAGAGCTACTGCAAATCTGGCGGGACCATCGTTGCACCGTGCTAATGATTACTCACGATATTGATGAAGCTCTGTTTTTAGCCGATAAACTGGTTTTAATGACCAACGGACCCGCCGCCAAGATTGGCGAAGTCCTAGAAATCCCATTCCCTCGCCCCCGCGTTCGGGCTCGCGTCATGGAAGACCCCCGTTACTACGAACTCCGTAACTATGCCCTCGATTTCCTCTTCCGCCGCTTTGCCCACGATGAAGATGGGGACCTTCTGGGACCAGGAAACCAGGGGACGGGGGAATCTTTTGGGACGAAAAATTGGACCAGGAAACCATTCCCCCCTCTCCCTCCCTGGGAGAGGGGGTAG
- a CDS encoding molybdopterin oxidoreductase family protein, whose amino-acid sequence MTDTTKTLCPYCGVGCGLEVTPPAQKGKATHRDSEGHPIWRSLGDRSHPSSLGLVCVKGATVSESLFKDRLKYPMMRSNLDEPFRRITWDEAFNAIADRIQTLRQTSGPDAICMYGSGQFQTEDYYIAQKLLKGCLGTNNFDANSRLCMSSAVSGYIQSFGADGPPCCYEDLELTDCAFLIGTNTAECHPIIFNRLRKHHKRNRFHAGGSPTGAKMVVVDPRRTETAEAADLHLAIQPGTDIDLLNGIAHLLLRWGYIDTVFIDECTSGFTNYAEVIRSYTPELVARRCGIRLDELETAARWWGESERVLSLWSMGVNQSSEGTAKVRTIINLHLMTGNIGKPGAGPFSLTGQPNAMGGREAGGLSHILPGYRLVKNPEHRREVEELWALPPGRISPVPGRTAWEMITGLETGEVGLLWIAATNPVVSMPDLERTKAALRKSPFTVYQDAYYPTETAAYAHLILPAAQWSEKTGVMTNSERVVTLCPAFRDPPAEAKADWEIFAEVGRRLGFPEQFHFENSAAVYAEFVGLTRIRPCDMSGLSHNLLQENGPSQWPYPADSPDNSTNKRLYTDLRFHTPDGRARFGAFHSGGLAEPPDPDYPFVMTTGRLYGHWHTQTRTGRIEKTRKMHPEPFIEIHPRDAVKLGIEDGMVVQVRSRRGEARFKAKITKAITPGTLFVPMHWGFLWAEAAEANALTHPQACPSSGQPELKACAVALTPLPLSQGGRGGARR is encoded by the coding sequence ATGACAGACACAACTAAAACCCTCTGCCCATACTGTGGCGTTGGCTGCGGTTTAGAAGTGACGCCGCCAGCGCAGAAGGGAAAAGCAACTCATCGAGATAGTGAAGGCCATCCCATCTGGCGTAGCTTGGGCGATCGTTCTCATCCCTCTAGCCTTGGTCTGGTTTGCGTCAAAGGCGCCACCGTCAGCGAATCTCTGTTTAAAGACCGCCTGAAATACCCGATGATGCGGTCTAATCTCGATGAGCCGTTCCGCCGCATCACTTGGGACGAAGCCTTCAACGCCATAGCCGATCGCATCCAAACCCTCCGCCAAACATCCGGCCCTGATGCCATCTGTATGTATGGCTCCGGGCAATTTCAAACCGAAGACTACTACATCGCCCAAAAACTCCTCAAAGGCTGTCTTGGCACCAACAACTTTGACGCCAACTCCCGCCTCTGTATGTCATCCGCCGTTTCCGGTTACATCCAGAGCTTTGGCGCCGACGGCCCCCCCTGCTGCTATGAAGATTTGGAGCTGACTGATTGCGCTTTTTTAATCGGCACCAACACCGCCGAATGTCACCCCATCATCTTCAACCGCCTACGCAAACACCACAAGCGCAACAGGTTTCACGCTGGCGGGTCTCCGACGGGCGCGAAAATGGTGGTAGTTGACCCCCGCCGCACGGAAACCGCCGAAGCCGCCGACCTGCATTTAGCCATTCAACCCGGCACAGACATTGACCTGCTTAATGGCATCGCTCACCTGCTCTTGCGCTGGGGGTACATCGATACCGTCTTCATCGATGAATGTACCAGCGGCTTTACCAACTACGCCGAAGTCATCCGCTCCTATACCCCAGAACTGGTCGCCAGACGCTGTGGGATCCGCCTCGACGAGCTAGAAACCGCCGCTCGATGGTGGGGAGAGTCCGAGAGAGTTTTATCCCTCTGGTCAATGGGAGTCAACCAGTCTTCCGAAGGAACCGCAAAGGTTCGCACCATCATCAACCTGCACCTAATGACTGGTAACATCGGCAAGCCGGGAGCCGGACCATTTTCTCTCACCGGTCAGCCCAACGCGATGGGTGGTAGGGAAGCTGGGGGTTTGTCCCACATTTTACCCGGATACCGTCTGGTGAAAAATCCAGAACATCGCCGGGAAGTAGAGGAGCTGTGGGCATTGCCCCCAGGCCGGATTTCACCAGTCCCTGGCCGCACCGCCTGGGAGATGATTACTGGATTAGAAACTGGGGAAGTAGGGTTACTGTGGATTGCCGCCACTAATCCCGTGGTCAGCATGCCAGATTTAGAGCGGACAAAAGCGGCCCTGAGAAAATCCCCTTTCACGGTTTATCAAGATGCCTACTATCCCACCGAAACGGCAGCCTATGCTCACCTCATCCTGCCAGCCGCTCAGTGGAGCGAGAAAACCGGGGTTATGACCAATTCCGAGCGAGTCGTGACATTATGTCCCGCCTTCCGCGACCCCCCCGCAGAAGCCAAAGCCGACTGGGAAATATTCGCCGAAGTGGGACGCCGCTTGGGTTTCCCAGAGCAGTTTCATTTTGAGAATTCAGCGGCAGTTTATGCGGAATTTGTGGGGCTAACTCGAATCCGTCCCTGCGATATGAGCGGACTTAGCCATAATTTACTGCAGGAAAATGGCCCTAGTCAGTGGCCTTACCCCGCCGACAGTCCAGATAATTCCACTAACAAACGTCTCTATACGGATTTGCGCTTTCACACTCCCGACGGTAGGGCAAGGTTTGGCGCTTTTCACTCTGGCGGGTTGGCGGAACCGCCAGACCCGGATTATCCTTTTGTGATGACTACGGGGCGGCTCTACGGTCACTGGCACACTCAGACACGCACTGGTAGGATTGAAAAAACTAGGAAAATGCACCCAGAGCCTTTTATCGAAATTCACCCCCGGGATGCAGTAAAGTTGGGGATTGAGGATGGGATGGTGGTGCAGGTGCGATCGCGTCGGGGAGAGGCCCGCTTTAAAGCGAAAATCACCAAGGCGATTACTCCTGGCACCCTCTTTGTGCCCATGCACTGGGGTTTTCTCTGGGCCGAAGCTGCTGAGGCTAATGCCCTCACCCACCCCCAAGCCTGTCCCTCCTCGGGACAGCCGGAATTAAAAGCCTGTGCCGTCGCCCTCACCCCCCTACCCCTCTCCCAGGGAGGCAGAGGAGGGGCTAGGAGATAA